Proteins encoded by one window of Castor canadensis chromosome 2, mCasCan1.hap1v2, whole genome shotgun sequence:
- the LOC109677365 gene encoding olfactory receptor 10N1-like produces the protein MRNHTLVDEFILLGIPQTEGLETVLFVIFLFIYSFTLFGNLLIFIAIISSSTLHTPMYFFLGLLSIFDMSFPSVTCPKMLLYLSGHSHTISYKGCVAQLFFYNFLGSSEGCLYSVMSYDRFVAICHPLRYMLIMKLGVCVSLVMVAGLVGCLHATILTSLTFKLIYCGPNHVDYFFCDIPEVLPLACTDSFLARKVSSINVGFLALMLLFSVCVSYVHIGIAILRIHSAEGRQKAFSTCSAHLTAILCAYGPVIIIYLQGTPNPLLGTVVQILNNIVSPMLNSLIYSLRNKEVKRSLKRVFHSVVLAVRK, from the coding sequence ATGAGAAATCACACATTGGTGGATGAGTTCATTCTGTTAGGGATACCTCAGACAGAAGGACTGGAGACTGTGCTCTTTGTCATCTTCTTATTCATCTATAGCTTTACCCTATTTGGAAATTTGCTCATATTTATAGCAATCATTTCTTCTTCTACCCTTCATACccccatgtatttcttcttgGGACTTCTATCCATTTTTGACATGTCATTTCCTTCAGTAACCTGTCCCAAGATGCTACTTTATCTCTCTGGCCACAGCCATACCATCTCTTATAAGGGATGTGTTGCACAGCTCTTCTTCTATAATTTTCTGGGATCTAGTGAAGGATGCCTCTATTCTGTGATGTCCTATGATCGTTTTGTTGCCATCTGTCACCCACTGAGATACATGCTCATCATGAAACTTGGAGTCTGTGTCAGCTTGGTCATGGTAGCTGGATTGGTGGGGTGTCTTCATGCCACCATCCTGACCTCATTGACCTTTAAATTAATCTACTGTGGCCCCAACCATGTGGACTATTTCTTCTGTGACATTCCTGAAGTTTTACCCTTGGCTTGCACTGACAGCTTCTTAGCTCGGAAAGTCAGTTCAATTAACGTTGGCTTTCTGGCTCTAATGCTTTTATTCAGTGTTTGTGTCTCCTATGTTCATATTGGGATTGCCATCCTAAGAATCCATTCAGCAGAGGGGAGGCAGAAAGCTTTCTCCACATGCAGTGCTCACCTCACTGCAATCCTCTGTGCCTATGGACCTGTGATCATCATCTATCTGCAGGGCACACCCAACCCCCTGCTTGGTACTGTGgttcaaatattaaataatattgttTCACCCATGTTAAACTCACTAATTTATTCCTTAAGGAACAAGGAAGTGAAAAGATCTCTGAAAAGGGTGTTTCACAGTGTAGTCCTTGCTGTTCGGAAATGA